The sequence GGATGCCCCGCATCTCGGGCAGGGCACAGCCGTGAAGAATCTTATGTGCTTTAGGGTTTTAAGATGCACTATAGTGTCACAGATCTATGGTGAGCTTGGCCACCAGCTTGTATCTTCCGCATTGGTTCCGGTGGGACAATGGCCGTATGAAACTTGGATTCGTCCGCCACGGACAGACACAATGGAACCTCGAAGGCCGACTGCAGGGCTCCAGCGATATTCCGTTGAATGACACCGGCAGGTCCCAGGCCCGCGAAGCTGTGGGCGTACTCGATGGCGGCCAGTGGGATGCGATCGTTTCCTCGCCACTATCGCGTGCCCGCGAGACGGCACAGATCATCGCCGAAGGGCTGGGCCTTGAACTGGGCCCGAGCTATGACCTGCTCATCGAGCGCGACTACGCGCAGGGCGAGGGCATGGTGGAAACCGAAGCGCTGGCCCTGTGGCCAGATAAGCACGGCGGCGGAATCGAACCGCTGGAATCCGTGGTCGACCGCGGGCTGCGCGCCATGGCACAGATTGCGTCCGACTACCCGGGCAAGAACGTTGCGGTGATCTGCCATGGCACCATCATCCGCTACACGCTCTCGCATTTCGCCGGCTACAAGCTGGACACCATCCGCAATGGCTCGGTGGCCATAATCGGCAATGAAACCGGCAAATGGCAGCTCGAATTGGTCAACGACCAGGTGCCTGAACAACTCGCGCGCTAAGCAGCATTAGCTGCTTGCGGGCACGATCCGGCGCACACTGGAAGCCAGCTGCGAATCGCGCTGCCTGTTCTTGACCACCGCAAGCCAGGAGCCCAAGGCCATATAGGCCTTGGAACGGATCTTCGGCGAGGAGAGGAACACATCGTGCAGCGCGCCGGGAAGGCGCACCAGATGCAATTCCCGGCCCAAGTCGATGCTCCGCTGGGCCACGGCCTGGACATTCAATGCCACATCGGCACGGGTGGCGGAATCGTTCCAGCGCGGCAGCAAATAGTCTTCTGCCGAGAGCATCACCAGGGTAGGCATCTGCAAGTCCAGCCCCT comes from Glutamicibacter arilaitensis Re117 and encodes:
- a CDS encoding histidine phosphatase family protein gives rise to the protein MKLGFVRHGQTQWNLEGRLQGSSDIPLNDTGRSQAREAVGVLDGGQWDAIVSSPLSRARETAQIIAEGLGLELGPSYDLLIERDYAQGEGMVETEALALWPDKHGGGIEPLESVVDRGLRAMAQIASDYPGKNVAVICHGTIIRYTLSHFAGYKLDTIRNGSVAIIGNETGKWQLELVNDQVPEQLAR